Proteins from a genomic interval of Caulobacter sp. NIBR1757:
- the wrbA gene encoding NAD(P)H:quinone oxidoreductase codes for MTKVLIVFYSRDGSVETLAGAIADGAREAGAEVRIRRVRELVGPEVMAFVPGWAERAERMNAAYPAPTAEDAEWADAILLGSPTRFGGASSELRAWLESLGALWYFGKLLGKAGGAFTSTANPHGGQETTILSLYSAMAHLGLIIVPTGYGDPALFGAGTPYGASSTSGGTATPPTEQALAVARYQGRRTAEVAAKLRG; via the coding sequence ATGACCAAGGTCCTGATCGTCTTCTATTCCCGCGACGGCTCTGTCGAGACGCTGGCGGGCGCCATCGCCGACGGCGCCAGGGAGGCCGGGGCCGAGGTCCGCATCCGCCGCGTCCGCGAACTGGTCGGCCCCGAGGTCATGGCCTTCGTCCCCGGCTGGGCCGAGCGGGCCGAACGGATGAACGCCGCCTACCCCGCGCCGACCGCCGAGGACGCCGAATGGGCCGACGCCATCCTGCTGGGCTCGCCCACCCGCTTCGGCGGCGCCTCGTCGGAACTGCGCGCCTGGCTCGAGAGCCTCGGCGCCCTCTGGTACTTCGGCAAGCTGCTCGGCAAGGCCGGCGGCGCCTTCACCTCCACCGCCAACCCGCACGGCGGCCAGGAGACCACAATCCTGTCGCTCTATTCGGCGATGGCGCACCTGGGCCTGATCATCGTACCGACCGGCTACGGCGACCCGGCCCTGTTCGGGGCGGGCACACCCTACGGGGCGTCCTCCACCTCCGGCGGCACGGCGACCCCGCCGACCGAACAGGCGCTGGCCGTGGCCCGGTATCAGGGCAGGCGGACGGCGGAAGTGGCGGCGAAGCTGAGGGGCTAG
- a CDS encoding 12-oxophytodienoate reductase, translated as MSAATSSTPDAEAMSVEALFQPFACKSLKPPNRIAMASMARWATPGGDPAPLADFYRRRIEGGTGLILTEGANPNRPAAGNDPASLKLYGPALDHWPAVTGAVHAAGGAIMPQLWHCGATAKPGQKWTPPAPFESPSGRQAPGMERGVAMDEIATLETIAAFADAAESARAAGFDGVEIHAGHGYLLDQFLWAATNDRTDRWGGSTLTTRSRFPLEVVKAVRAAVGPDFAVSLRISQWKSADLTARLVETPQALEAWLAPFVEAGVDIVSVSQLRWDTPEFEGSPLSLAGWVKKTLGVPTILAGGIGMSGDFIRSFMGQPGQPEPLDAVAARLEAGEFDLIAVGRGLLADPDWARRVRGGLPRSDCPPARLLAGVTPSDSEQA; from the coding sequence ATGTCGGCCGCGACTTCCTCGACACCGGACGCTGAAGCCATGTCGGTGGAGGCGCTGTTCCAGCCGTTCGCCTGCAAGTCCCTGAAGCCGCCCAACCGCATCGCCATGGCCTCGATGGCGCGCTGGGCGACGCCGGGCGGCGATCCGGCCCCGCTGGCCGACTTCTACCGGCGGCGCATCGAGGGCGGCACGGGCCTGATCCTCACCGAGGGGGCCAATCCCAACCGCCCGGCGGCCGGCAACGACCCCGCGTCGCTGAAGCTGTATGGCCCGGCCCTGGACCACTGGCCGGCCGTCACCGGCGCGGTCCATGCGGCCGGCGGGGCCATCATGCCCCAGCTCTGGCACTGCGGCGCCACCGCCAAGCCCGGCCAGAAGTGGACCCCGCCCGCCCCCTTCGAGAGCCCGTCGGGCCGCCAGGCGCCGGGCATGGAGCGCGGCGTGGCGATGGACGAGATCGCCACCCTCGAAACCATCGCCGCCTTCGCCGACGCGGCCGAGAGCGCCAGGGCCGCCGGCTTCGACGGCGTCGAGATCCACGCCGGCCACGGCTACCTGCTCGACCAGTTCCTCTGGGCCGCCACCAACGACCGCACCGACCGCTGGGGCGGTTCGACCCTGACGACACGTTCCCGCTTCCCGCTTGAGGTGGTCAAGGCCGTCCGCGCCGCCGTCGGTCCGGATTTCGCCGTCAGCCTGCGCATCTCGCAGTGGAAGTCGGCCGACCTCACCGCCCGCCTGGTCGAGACCCCGCAGGCGCTGGAGGCCTGGCTCGCCCCCTTCGTCGAGGCCGGCGTCGATATCGTCAGCGTCTCCCAGCTGCGCTGGGACACCCCGGAGTTCGAGGGCTCGCCGCTCAGCCTGGCCGGCTGGGTGAAGAAGACGCTCGGCGTCCCGACCATCCTGGCTGGCGGCATCGGCATGAGCGGCGACTTCATCCGGAGCTTCATGGGCCAGCCTGGTCAACCCGAACCGCTCGACGCCGTCGCCGCCCGGCTCGAGGCCGGCGAGTTCGACCTGATCGCGGTCGGCCGCGGCCTGCTGGCCGATCCCGACTGGGCCCGCCGCGTCCGGGGCGGCCTGCCCCGTTCCGACTGCCCGCCGGCCCGACTGCTGGCCGGCGTCACCCCCTCCGACAGCGAGCAAGCATGA
- a CDS encoding long-chain fatty acid--CoA ligase has protein sequence MRLTQTLGRAVLVRPEAIATIDGDRVRTWREVHERVSRISGALRGLGVKPGDRVAVLANNCDAYYETYFAILWSGAAIVPLNTRLAPAETRFQLQDAGASVMLFGEEFAETIALLKPQLPGIGVWVAMDGADPSADCILEDLATTGPAAPEVERKAEDLAGIFYTGGTTGLPKGVMLSHRSLAAQAVNLTMSLKVDHTIVNLHSAPMFHLADIGTFMATMVGGTHVFVRKLDETVMLDLIDRWGITHIFTVPAMIDRLARHPKGDAANALKVLGYGGAPMPLGTYDVARARYPEVDFVQGFGMTEMGAHTFLEAQHHRSGADPEKMKSVGQPAYGYEIKVVDPDGNEVPRRTLGEIIGRGDNMMLGYWNRPEETAAALKDGWMWSGDAGFMDEEGFVYITDRFKDMIVSGGENVYSIEVENVVSRHPAVAECAIIGVPDPRWGERVHAVVVLKAGESLTVEALSEHCRAEIAGYKTPRSLQVLETPLPRSAAGKVLKTELRAPWWEGREKRV, from the coding sequence CTGGGCGTGAAGCCCGGCGACCGGGTGGCCGTGCTGGCCAACAATTGCGACGCCTACTACGAGACCTACTTCGCCATCCTGTGGAGCGGGGCGGCCATTGTGCCGCTCAACACCCGCCTGGCCCCGGCCGAGACACGGTTCCAGCTGCAGGACGCCGGGGCGAGCGTCATGCTGTTCGGCGAGGAGTTCGCCGAGACCATCGCCCTTCTCAAGCCCCAGCTGCCCGGCATCGGCGTCTGGGTGGCGATGGACGGCGCCGATCCTTCGGCGGACTGCATCCTCGAAGACCTGGCGACGACCGGCCCCGCCGCGCCGGAGGTGGAGCGCAAGGCCGAGGATCTGGCCGGCATCTTCTACACCGGCGGCACCACCGGCCTGCCCAAGGGGGTGATGCTCAGCCACCGCTCGCTGGCCGCCCAGGCGGTCAACCTGACCATGTCGCTGAAGGTCGATCATACGATCGTCAATCTGCACTCGGCGCCGATGTTCCACCTGGCCGACATCGGCACCTTCATGGCCACCATGGTCGGCGGGACCCATGTCTTCGTGCGCAAGCTGGACGAGACCGTCATGCTCGACCTGATCGACCGCTGGGGCATCACCCACATCTTCACGGTGCCGGCGATGATCGACCGGCTGGCGCGGCATCCGAAGGGCGATGCGGCAAACGCCCTCAAGGTGCTGGGCTACGGCGGCGCGCCGATGCCGCTGGGGACCTATGACGTGGCGCGGGCGCGGTACCCGGAGGTCGATTTCGTCCAGGGCTTCGGCATGACCGAGATGGGCGCCCATACCTTCCTGGAGGCGCAACACCACCGGTCGGGCGCCGATCCGGAGAAGATGAAGTCGGTCGGTCAGCCGGCCTATGGCTACGAGATCAAGGTCGTCGATCCGGACGGAAACGAGGTCCCGCGCCGCACCCTGGGCGAGATCATTGGCCGGGGCGACAACATGATGCTGGGCTACTGGAACCGGCCGGAGGAGACGGCGGCGGCGCTGAAGGACGGCTGGATGTGGTCGGGCGACGCCGGCTTCATGGACGAGGAGGGCTTCGTCTACATCACCGACCGCTTCAAGGACATGATCGTCAGCGGCGGCGAGAACGTCTACTCGATCGAGGTCGAGAACGTGGTCTCGCGGCACCCCGCCGTCGCCGAGTGCGCCATCATCGGTGTGCCTGATCCGCGCTGGGGCGAGCGGGTGCATGCGGTGGTGGTGCTCAAGGCCGGCGAGAGCCTGACGGTCGAGGCGCTGTCCGAGCACTGCCGGGCGGAGATCGCCGGCTACAAGACGCCGCGCAGCCTGCAGGTGCTGGAGACGCCGCTGCCGAGGAGCGCGGCCGGCAAGGTGCTGAAGACCGAGCTGCGCGCGCCCTGGTGGGAGGGGCGGGAGAAGCGGGTCTAG